Proteins encoded in a region of the Scatophagus argus isolate fScaArg1 chromosome 1, fScaArg1.pri, whole genome shotgun sequence genome:
- the kiaa1549lb gene encoding UPF0606 protein KIAA1549L isoform X8: MAPGLRSGRTGHLKVVGAGGAEPGGCSPQKTDVVRRCLRTRWRAGAAGMLANCLLSVGMLSLLVRCSLAAEEKPTYDASGSSSLQSDPAATAAPAQRLADLSVAEDVPFSVIHSDGDSEGEGLSGQPAFSSVLTVMAGTVKNPISLDQTSPTITRDEIHTTQRPSHSSSHGSEMSSSSSSVGDRILPASSEIILTRRTNATPHSPGSVTSMGTDGPSYEHPKLEDGKEHDVHILTSADPTVIASDPYSLYATVGEHPPFTHVKGTFEEKEQSLNLSPTNVRSAVAVSVKHESTVNTAAPSAQGSDGFLPLSHITADSVTSSQASSLALVYKSERSPPTADTDSLESAFDSAVTLLSNDSAVSFSDTETINNKTDSKPRSVTLPTDLVPSSSSFRSSPTPLLYISVRDSQTSSLHTTPPTSVISKVSSSSLSASSSASHSGTFVSVRPTVHPSTAPSSVPVKTVAATSPSPSPSLTLSIDSEEVTETFVVLTETGTDELAAGTSRADALTFPKEKVASLAPSQSVRITLSAGPTERTSQVSPLPPRQDTTTASVKLTTTTVVSTTKIKSPTTTTSSLRTTQSTTMVTPQPTPMTRRTTITTTIRTQTSRRTFTPPVPRTSPPRGGTAIFISPFTTTTEAPPQLCNITERLWVKTVVSIYVRRNRLDSIQRQNLRRGLSQGLRKALNDSSAQAQVETVFGSPNMTVAYHVTGGDIVYPPSVVLEGLDSYGRDKLIADLRQYLPMVTALPIPVASWRTIPATGFQLKTVLQFVGAGDDPRSCRFSQMMEQRLERVFSEAQAKVLNTNGRLSVQMLSVSQAAASPAVSLVYTVRNGTVFLNGTTASNILGQLSAELVGYFLFYPPLIIAEPMEYHNLNTSIATRDFWVITVIQDVDNASLEGQYQSFASLMEQRLAELFVLAGQQGTRFRRATAVGSYTVQMVSIRRVAGVKNPAEMTYYVQHNGIPLSGTTAAKVLNTVDSQTMALTLGYFVQLQAEPVVKNPPNNLWIIAAVLAPIAVVTLIIIIITAVLCRKNKNDFKADAIGNLNPRAKMAYRRDVGYYHQPVQGFDYAKQHLGQQGGDEETLPVTQDTLVMSLQIRDTPLSLEKALQQDGTANKKGVTADKHKSKLPSEDGSVISNESEKLKSGRGLTALKVTAQQKLTKEETRKRDDPYDTSSGSLQLISIKPMVAQPNYSHPASSDRSQDSAIINGEVNLALKQKSDIEHYRNKLRLKAKRKGYYDFPSTDGSSSGRALAQRQQHDHERAAGEHGRPLEPDDERGSTYVKSHRRHSHVGQTAYRSRQSLSSPSPGGTEMDLLVMRERPRRGIRNSGYDTEPELIEETNVDRLMRPRAYVYGRGLKGHSETSTLSSQPSIDEVRQQMHLLLEEAFSLASGGQSTSGRHSHHHHPPPDHYSHAPPPLPYADMVTSAPGTMSCGRRGLQWVPSYGADVYQCSLPKPAFHFTQLPEMAMSSPPPLPPRTGPPPGTSLRRSTSDLGPKGRSSETSGTEMQSQHDNNPYGPTSRAALPSITAEQSMSNYSGNPITAVYAIPATRPGYSEYFVSTPPTSYHSPSWMSYPPEPEDVPPQWADSLPLPGYVEAFPHPRYPQGSPSRLPLQYNQTLEQPPTAPSTASQQSPPQVVKDMDSMPLSSLSTSALVQAIRQEVAKLAKKQNDMFEF; encoded by the exons AAAAACCTACCTACGATGCCTCTGGCTCCTCGTCTTTACAAAGCGACCCCGCAGCCACAGCTGCTCCTGCTCAACGATTGGCTGACCTGTCAGTGGCGGAAGACGTGCCTTTCTCAGTCATCCATTCAGATGGTGACTCTGAAGGGGAAGGTCTATCAGGGCAGCctgccttttcttctgtcttaaCTGTCATGGCAGGAACTGTCAAAAATCCGATTAGCCTTGATCAAACCTCGCCAACTATCACCAGGGACGAGATCCACACCACCCAAAGGCCTTCACATAGTTCCAGCCATGGCTCAGAGATGTCCTCCTCATCGTCCTCTGTGGGAGATAGGATCCTCCCTGCCAGCTCAG AAATCATCCTAACACGACGAACGAATGCTACTCCTCACTCTCCAGGATCAGTCACCAGTATGGGAACAG ATGGACCATCATATGAACATCCAAAGCTGGAAGACGGAAAAGAGCATGATGTGCATATATTGACTTCAGCTGATCCAACTGTGATCGCCAGTGATCCATATTCACTTTATGCAACTGTTGGAGAACACCCACCTTTTACACATGTTAAAGGAActtttgaagaaaaagaacagagtcTGAATTTGTCCCCAACTAATGTCAGATCTGCTGTGGCTGTCAGTGTAAAGCATGAATCCACTGTAAACACTGCTGCTCCATCAGCACAGGGTTCAGACGGTTTTCTGCCCCTCTCTCACATAACTGCCGATTCTGTAACATCTTCACAGGCATCTTCTCTGGCACTGGTGTATAAGAGCGAGCGCAGCCCCCCTACGGCAGACACTGACTCTCTCGAATCTGCATTTGATTCTGCTGTGACACTGCTTTCAAACGACTCTGCTGTCAGTTTCTCTGACACTGAGACTATCAATAACAAAACTGATTCAAAACCGAGGTCAGTAACCCTACCAACAGACCTGGTgccatcatcttcttcttttcgTTCATCACCAACACCACTTTTATACATTAGTGTCAGAGATTCCCAGACGTCCTCCTTACATACGACACCCCCCACTTCAGTGATTTCTAaagtttcatcatcatcattgtctgcgtcatcatcagcatcacatTCTGGTACATTTGTGTCAGTCAGACCAACAGTGCATCCAAGCACTGCACCATCCTCTGTGCCTGTCAAAACTGTAGCAGCCActtctccatctccatcacCAAGTCTGACCTTATCTATCGATTCTGAAGAAGTGACTGAGACCTTTGTTGTCCTtacagagacagggacagatgAGTTAGCAGCTGGAACATCCAGAGCAGATGCGCTCACTTTCCCCAAAGAAAAAGTGGCCAGTCTAGCCCCCTCTCAATCAGTCAGAATTACCCTTTCTGCTGGGCCCACCGAGAGGACATCTCAGGTATCACCTCTCCCCCCTCGACAGGACACCACAACAGCCTCTGTCAAGCTTACCACGACGACTGTAGTTTCAACCACCAAAATTAAAAGCCCCACCACTACCACGTCTTCCTTGAGAACCACTCAGTCTACCACCATGGTCACACCACAGCCCACACCTATGACCAGGAGAACAACCATCACTACAACCATCAGGACTCAGACCAGCAGGAGAACGTTCACACCACCTGTCCCCAGAACGAGTCCTCCCAGGGGGGGCACTGCCATCTTCATTTCTCCTTTTACCACCACCACAGAGGCTCCACCACAGCTTTGCAACATCACAGAGAGACTGTGGGTGAAAACAG TTGTTTCCATCTATGTGAGAAGAAACAGATTGGACAGCATTCAAAGGCAGAACCTGCGAAGGGGACTAAGTCAGGGCCTCCGAAAAGCTCTGAATGATAGTTCAGCCCAGGCTCAG GTGGAGACAGTATTCGGTTCTCCCAACATGACAGTGGCTTATCACGTGACTGGAGGGGACATTGTTTACCCTCCCTCTGTAGTGCTGGAAGGCTTGGACTCCTACGGCCGTGATAAGCTCATTGCAGACCTGAGACAGTACCTCCCCATGGTAACGGCCCTGCCCATCCCAGTTGCATCATGGAGAACCATCCCAGCCACTGGCTTCCAGCTGAAGACAG tgctgcagtttgtggGAGCAGGTGATGATCCTCGGTCCTGTCGGTTCTCCCAAATGATGGAACAGAGGCTTGAAAGGGTGTTCTCTGAAGCGCAGGCCAAAGTGCTTAACACCAATGGCAGACTCTCTGTTCAG atGCTGAGTGTCTCCCAGGCTGCAGCCTCTCCTGCTGTGTCATTGGTCTACACTGTGAGGAATGGGACTGTCTTCCTTAATGGCACCACTGCCTCAAACATCCTTGGCCAGCTGTCAGCTGAGCTGGTGGGCTACTTCCTCTTCTATCCGCCACTTATAATTGCTGAGC CAATGGAGTACCACAATCTGAACACCTCAATTGCTACCAGAGACTTCTGGGTTATTACAG TGATCCAGGACGTGGATAACGCCAGCTTGGAGGGACAGTACCAAAGCTTTGCCAGTCTAATGGAGCAGCGGCTGGCAGAGCTGTTCGTGTTGGCAGGGCAGCAGGGCACTCGTTTCAGACGAGCCACTGCTGTAGGCAGCTACACTGTCCAG ATGGTGAGCATCCGTAGGGTGGCCGGCGTGAAGAATCCAGCAGAGATGACCTACTACGTCCAGCACAACGGTATTCCTCTATCGGGCACGACAGCTGCCAAAGTTCTGAACACTGTGGATTCTCAGACCATGGCGCTCACCCTGGGCTACTTTGTCCAGCTGCAAGCAGAAC ctgtggtCAAGAACCCTCCTAATAACCTCTGGATTATTGCTGCGGTGTTGGCCCCCATAGCTGTCGTAACACTTATTATAATCATCATCACAGCTGTACTATGcaggaagaataaaaatgactttaaagcTGATGCCATCGGCAACCTCAATCCTCGAGCCAag ATGGCTTATCGGAGAGACGTGGGCTATTATCACCAG CCAGTCCAGGGTTTTGACTATGCCAAGCAGCACCTGGGCCAACAGGGAGGGGATGAGGAGACTCTGCCTGTCACTCAGGATACCTTAGTGATGTCCCTACAAATTCGGGACACACCACTTTCACTAGAAAAGGCCCTTCAGCAAGATGGAACTGCAAACAAGAAAGGGGTCactgctgacaaacacaaaag CAAGTTACCGAGTGAGGACGGTTCCGTCATCAGCAACGAATCAGAGAAGCTGAAATCCGGCAGGGGCTTGACAGCACTGAaagtcacagcacagcagaaactGACAAAGGAGGAGACGCGCAAGAGGGATG ATCCATATGACACCTCCTCTGGCTCCCTGCAGCTCATTTCCATAAAGCCCATGGTGGCTCAACCCAACTACTCACACCCTGCATCTTCTGACCGCAGCCAGGACTCGGCCATCATCAACGGAGAG GTGAACTTGGCTCTGAAGCAGAAGTCAGACATTGAGCACTACAGGAACAAGCTGAGACTGAAGGCTAAGAGGAAGGGCTATTATGACTTCCCCTCTACCgatggcagcagcagtggtagGGCCCTGGCGCAGAGGCAGCAGCACGACCATGAGAGGGCAGCTGGTGAGCATGGCAGACCACTGGAGCCTGATGATGAGCGAGGTTCCACTTATGTCAAGTCTCACAGGAG GCACTCCCACGTAGGGCAGACGGCCTATCGCAGCAGACAGAGTCTGAGTAGCCCCAGTCCTGGAGGAACAGAGATGGACCTGCTTGTTATGAGGGAGAGACCCAGGAGAGGCATTCGCAACAGCGGTTATGAT ACTGAACCGGAGTTGATTGAGGAGACAAATGTTGACCGTCTTATGAGGCCGAGGGCATACGTGTATGGCCGGGGCTTGAAAGGCCACTCAGAGACGTCCACTCTGAGCTCACAGCCGTCTATTGATGAAGTGAGACAGCAGATgcacctgctgctggaggaggcaTTCAGCTTGGCTTCAGGGGGCCAGTCTACATCTGGAAGGCACTCgcatcaccaccacccaccTCCTGACCACTACAGCCATGCACCGCCTCCCCTCCCTTACGCAGACATGGTGACCAGTGCCCCAGGTACAATGAGCTGTGGACGGAGAGGCCTGCAGTGGGTACCATCTTATGGCGCAGATGTATATCAATGCAGCTTGCCCAAACCA GCCTTTCATTTCACCCAGCTCCCTGAGATGGCCATGAGTTCTCCACCCCCTTTACCGCCTCGTACTGGACCTCCTCCTGGGACCTCCTTAAGACG TTCCACTTCTGACTTGGGGCCTAAGGGAAGGAGCTCAGAGACATCTGGCACTGAAATGCAGAGTCAACATGACAACAACCCATATGGGCCAACTTCTAGAGCTGCACTTCCATCTATCACTGCAGAACAGTCCATGTCCAACTACTCAG GAAACCCAATAACAGCTGTCTACGCCATACCAGCCACCAGGCCCGGCTACTCAGAATACTTTGTCTCCACACCACCCACCTCCTATCACAGTCCCTCCTGGATGTCCTATCCACCTGAGCCTGAGGATGTGCCGCCACAGTGGGCAGACTCT TTGCCCCTGCCTGGGTATGTAGaggcttttcctcatcctcgATACCCACAGGGGAGCCCCTCCAGGCTTCCCCTGCAGTATAACCAGACACTGGAGCAGCCACCCACTGCCCCTAGCACAGCATCCCAGCAAAGCCCGCCCCAGGTGGTGAAGGACATGGACAGCATGCCCCTGAGCAGCCTCTCCACCTCTGCACTCGTGCAGGCTATCCGGCAGGAGGTCGCCAAGCTGGCGAAGAAGCAGAATGACATGTTTGAGTTCTAG